The window ttattattctttaatatatttatattgtttttaataattttattacatgtaaataataaattcagCAGTTAGCACTACTAATAACAATAAAGCACAAGCAAAGAACTTTAAGCATCACTCactaagtgggtgtttgtttaccGCTTAAAAGTCCGGCTcctgggtttataagttagaaatatttattcatactgtttgtgtaataagtcaagaagcacttataaaaagttaggattgctagcttttgtttcaggaattctacttatttcccaaacactttaatcacttataagtcctaATTTGCTTCTaaattctactccacttttttattttaagtgagaagcatttattttaatctcacccaaacggcccccaAGTTACGCTGCATATTATATAGCAATCATCCAGCAAATAAGTCCATCAAACCATAGTAATTAACTACTCAAAGTCTCGAACAACATAACAGGGAAACGAAATAAGTACAGCAAATGTAAAGAAACAAATTAACAGTAACGTCATCTCCAAGTTTTAATCTTTATTATCTTCGAGATGATCAACATTAAACTCGTCAGCTTTGGTACTATGATTCCCTCcctcaaattcaaattcaactTCCACATCCTACTCATCAAGCAAGCGGAAACTAGTTGATGGCTCACATGGAAGCTTCCCTTTGTTGTTAACAGAAGCAGCTTGTTTTTGTGATCTAGACTTGAGTCGAGCTTCTCCTGCACCACTAGCTATTGCTGCATCCTGCCAAGTTAGTCATTCTTCCTCGTCAAAAACAAATTCATTTCCTTAATCATCATCAAGCCTTACCAGTAAACTTTTTTGAACCAATCATCAGAATTTTGTAGCATTTAGATATCAAGCAACAGTATCATTAAttagaattcaaataaaaaagccTCATATTTGGAAAATTCAATCATGTCCAAATGTATAATTAAACATGAAATACCATGAGAAGAAACGGAATTTAGCACAAATACCTTGAAGCCTGCCAAACACTCATTCCCACAGCAAAGTGATTTTAAACCATTCACTGCATAATCCCATGATGAAGCCATTAATAAGGCATCTTTATGTGACTTCTCTtttgaaaaatgaaatttcGACTCTGGAACTTTCTTTATTGGATATCCCAATCTGCACCACAAGAACCATTTTTTAACATATGATTAGGATTCTTCCAACATGTCATTAGAAAATAGCGCTTATTTTGACATCCCCATTCCCCAAGCAAGCAGTCatctctatatgttttatcCGATTGCTACAGGcaaaatgattcaaactcaCATAGGTAGTGCGAGTATGCTATGACATGCCTGCCTTGTAAATATTTCTAGTAAAAAGGAATATTTCTATGGTGATCATGTTAATGTTTTAATATTGGTTATCGTATTGCTGTCTTAATACAGCAATGttactgtgtgtgtgtgtgtgagagagagagagagaggaagagagggagagggaggagcgggagagggagggggagggagggagagatcAGGTACATACATTTTTCTCTGTGATATCCCATGGAGGAATAATAAGATGGATGCCCCcacaagaagtttggaaactgCAATAATGATGGTATACCCGGACGCTACAAAGTAGGAGTAAGTGGCCCACAAAACTAATATAGTTGCCAGTGTTTGCCTTTTATCCCTCCACAGCAGTATGTCAGAAACTGTGATTGCAATGTCATAGATAGCTGTTATTTATATGGGTGcctaatgaaatatatatttggttCTGAAACTACAGCTTACACATTCATCCA of the Daucus carota subsp. sativus chromosome 4, DH1 v3.0, whole genome shotgun sequence genome contains:
- the LOC135152302 gene encoding 3beta-hydroxysteroid-dehydrogenase/decarboxylase-like, with product MASWKVLGGLSTLTPLRAELCCRKDGHLKRKYLGSRRVSDILLWRDKRQTLATILVLWATYSYFVASGYTIIIAVSKLLVGASILLFLHGISQRKILGYPIKKVPESKFHFSKEKSHKDALLMASSWDYAVNGLKSLCCGNECLAGFKDAAIASGAGEARLKSRSQKQAASVNNKGKLPCEPSTSFRLLDE